The following is a genomic window from Mycolicibacterium sp. TY81.
AGCCGTCAACAGGATGTATTGGGCGGCAACCTGTTCGTGCACGTCCTTCAACTCGGCGCCGCGCGCCTCGATGGCATAGTCGCCTGCCGGCGCGACACAGTAGAACTGCTTCGGGTTGGCCAGCAGGATGCAGCGGCTCAGGGTCAGCGCCGGCACCGGATCGGCGGTCTCGGTGCCGTCCACCGACACCTCCTTACCGAAGGTGTTCGCCACGTTGACCGCCGACGCCGGGTCCTTGGCGCGGTACACGCTGGTCTTCCCGCGGGCGAACGCTGTCACGCCGTTGTCTTGGAACACCTTGCTCGACGCGACCGGGTCGCTCTGGAAGTGCAGGGCCCCGGTGCCGGAGTAGACGGCGTTCTGCGAATTGCGCGGCGATTCGGTCTGCAGCGTCAGGGCCAGGAGCCCGGTCGGATCGATCGGCACGGCCGGCAACTCTGCCGCAGGTTTGAAGGGCTCGATCGCGGCGGCCTGGGCGCCGGTCGCCTTGGCCACCAACGCGATGGCCGGATCCGGCCCGGCTGTTGACTGCGCCAATTGTGTCAGGACATAGGGGCCGTGCGCGGTGAAGGACCGCACGGTGGTCACCTTCGTGCCGCGGGAGTCGACGTCGTACGTCGACGCCAGCGCATCCGGATGCTCCTGGACGGCAACGGTTTTCGGCTCTGCCCCGCGGATCTTGACCTGGAGTGCTGCCGCGTTCATCTCGCCGGCCGCGGCGGTGGCATCAGCGGGCGACGCAAAGCGCAGTACGCCGTTGATCAGCACCGTCTTGGCCGCAGACTCCCGCGCCGAGGCGAATCCGTCGACGAAGTGGTGCCTGCCGGCCGCGGTCGCGATGCTCTCGGGCCCGAACTGAGCCAGCAAACCGGGCTCGTCGAGCACGAAATACGTTGACAGATAAGGCTCGATGAGCGTGTCGTCGACCTGCCAGGGTCCCACCACGTAGCCGGCCAGCTGTTGCGCCTCGAGCCTCGCACCGGCCTCCGGGGCGCCCGCGGTGCCGTAGGGCTCATGCGGTTTTACCGGGTAGTTCCCCGGCTTCAGCTGTGCCGGGGCGACGATCGCCGGTGGCGGTGGCGTCGTCGAGGTCGCCGGCTTCGCGGATGACGTGGCCGGGCTCGACTGTGTCGATCCGCCACCACAGCCCGCGCCCAACAGCGCCACCGCGACCACCGCTCCACAGCTGACCAGACCCCGCATGCGTCCCTCCCCTGCCGACTGCAGACCAACCTACTCAGTGTCAGGTCTTCGCGGCACTGAACTGCATGACGTGCCCAAACACCTTGGTAGTCGTATCGATACGCAGCCCGTTGCGGCGACCTTCGGCAGCCAGTTCATCGGGGTTCAGCAGTCGGAACGGCGACCGGTCCACCCGGTGCACCACCGTGGCCACCGGTGTCCGCGTCAGGTCGTAACCGACGAACACGCCACCGGACTTGAGCACCCGGGCGATCTCGGCGACCGCGGCCTCCCATTCGATGACGTGGTGCATCATCAGGCAGCTGACCACCGAATCGAACGCGTCGTCGGCGAACGGCAGGCGGGTCGCGTCGGCGCTCTGCACCGTGACGTGCGGGTTGTCCTTCAGGCGGTGCGCCGCGGCGTCGACCATCACCGGATCCAGATCGGTCGCGGTGATGGCCAGTCCGGGACGCGCGGCCGACAGACCTTCCGCGATTGCGCCGCTGCCGGAACCGATTTCGAGCAACTGCTCACCCAGCCGGTCGGTGGGCAGCATGTCGAGCACGGCGCGCGTGGTGGTTCTCCACATGGCGCCGCAGCAGAAGGCGCGCTCGACTTTGGACATCACCGGCATTGCGGTCTCCTCCTCGTGGTGTCCGTCGAGTATGGAGCCGCCTGCACCGTCAGCACTTGGACGGATCCGTCGAATCCCGCAGCGCGCGGGCGATCGCGGACGGCGCCGCACCGGTCATCTCACGGCATACCCGGTTGGCATGGGAACCGTCGGCGAATCCGGCCAGATGCGCGGCGTCGGTGACCTGCTCGCCGTCGGCGAGATGTTTCAAGCCCGAGAGCAGCCTGGCCCAGCGGGCCGCCGCCGAGAAGGACACACCGGTCTGCTGCCGGCACAGCCGGCCGAGGTAGTCCGGCGACACCGCGACCTCGTGGGCGATCGACGCGAGATCCACGGATTCGGTTGTGCCGCTGTAGACCAGGTCCATCGCCTGCCTCAGCTGCGGATGCAGGCCGGGTTGCTCTCGCGGGCCGCCACAGAGGCGCTCGACCAATGCGGCAGCGGCCAGCTCGGGGTCGGCGTCGTACGCGTCGGCCACGGCTCGCGCCAACACCTGGCCATCCTCGGGCATCCAGATGCCGTCCTCGGATTCGCTCTGGCTCAGTGCGTGCAGCGCTGACCCGGGCCAGCTGTGCGGCGCCAGATACAGCGCCAACGTCAGATCGGTGGGCGCCGACCGTACCGCGTGGCCGGCGCCGCTGGCGATGACGACGACGTGTCCACTGCGGGACGCCTCGCCGGCGGTTCGAACCGTCAGCGGTCCGGTCAGCCCGACCCCGATCTGCACCGCGGCATGGTGGTGAATGTCCAGGTCGCCGAAGGTGCCGACGACCATCATCTGCGCCGGACCCAGCTCCCAGACGGGCATACCCGATGTTAACGCTGCGACTGCCGCCGCTCGATGACCTCCAGGGCCTGCTGCGCCCACCGCAGGTTCTCGTGCTCGAACGAGATGCCGCGCATCAGCGTCAGATAGGGCCCCACCCGTTCGGCTTCGGCGAGGAACGCCGCCTCGCTGCGGCCGCCCAGGATTCGGTTGCGAATCCGTTCGTAGAGTTCGAGTTGTTTGGTGGACCACTGGATTCGGTCCCGCAGGCCGGCGCATACGGCAGCCGCGTTGCCACTGTCGACGGTGGACACCTGCACCAACAGGTCGTCGCGCATGGCCAGGGGCTTGGGTGTCGCTTCGGTGAAGTCATGCACCGCGGTGCGGCCTGCCTCGGTGAGCGTGAACATCCGCTTGTTGGGACGGCGCTCCTGCTCGACCACGCGGGCCTCGATCAGCCCGTCGGCCGCGAGCCGGTCGAGTTCGCGGTACAGCTGCTGCGGGGTGGCCATCCAGAAGTTGGCGACGGACGCGTCGAAGCCCTTGGCCAGGTCATATCCCGAGGCCTCACTGTCGAGCAGGGCCGCCAACACGGCGTCACGCAGAGCCATGTCCAGGAGTCTAATAGTCAACAAAGTGATTAGTCACATATAGACATGCCGGGCTTGTCCCGCTAGCGTCACCGGTACCTAATCAACAAATTGACTATGCGAGGTATGCGATGCAGGCATTCCGCAAGGCGGTCGAGGCCGCCGACGGCGAAGCCATGGCCGCCTGTCTGGCCGACGACGTGGTGTTCACCAGTCCCGTCGCCTTCAAGCCCTACCCGGGCAAGCCCATCACCGCCGCCATCCTGCGCGGCGTGCTGCGGGTCTTCGAGGACTTCCGCTACATCCGGGAGATCAACGACCCCGAAAACCACAGCCACGCTTTGATTTTCGAGACCAAGGTCGGCGGCAAGACGATCAACGGATGCGACTTCATCCACGTCAACGACCAGGGCCTGATCGACGAGTTCACCGTCATGGTCCGGCCGCTGTCGGGAGCGCAGGCGCTGTCGGAGGCCATGGCCGCCCAGTTCCCGCAGATCCAGGCCGAGGCCGCCGAAGCCATCGCTGCCCTGGCCGCGAAGGAGCAGTGAGCATGAAGATCGGTCTCGGCATCAACTACGCCGGCGGTTTCAAAGAGGTCGTGGCCGAGGTCGCCGACCTCGAAAAGGCCGGCCTGGACGTCGTTTTCGTCCCTGAGGCGTACTCGTTCGACGCCATCAGCGCGCTCGGCTACCTGGCCGCCGCCACCGAGCGGGTGGAACTGGCCTCCGGCGTCCTGCAGCTCTACACCCGCACCCCGACCCTGACCGCGATGACGGCCGCCGGCCTCGACTACGTGTCCGACGGCCGGTACATCCTCGGTCTCGGCGCGTCCGGCCCGCAGGTGATCGAAGGTTTCCACGGCGTCCCCTACGACAGCCCGATCGGGCGCACCCGCGAGGTCGTCGAGATCTGCCGCCAGGTGTGGCGCCGCGAACGACTCGCCTACCAGGGCAAGCACTACACCATCCCGCTCCCAGAGGGTCAGGGCACCGGGCTCGGGAAGTCGCTCAAGCTCATCAACCACCCTGTGCGCGAGCGCATTCCGGTGTTGCTGGCAGCACTCGGGCCGAAGAACGTCGAACTGGCCGCGGAGATCGCGGAAGGCTGGCAGCCGATCTTCTACATGCCGGAGAAGGCCAAGGACGTCTGGGGCGACGCGCTGGCGGCCGGTTACGCAAAGCGCGACGAGTCGCTGCCGCCCATGGACATCTACGCCGGACCGGCGCTGGCCATCGGCGACATCGTCGAGGGGATGCGCGAGTTCATCAAACCGCACATCGCCCTGTACATCGGCGGCATGGGCGCCAAGGGCAAGAACTTCTATCACAACGTGGCCACCAAGTACGGCTATGGCGCCGAGGCCGACCGCATCCAGGAGCTGTACCTGGCCGGCGACAAGGACGGTGCGGCGAAAGTCGTTCCCGACGAACTGGTTCGGGACATCTCGCTGATCGGTAGCCGCGAGTTCGTCAAGGAACGGGTGGCGGCATTCCGGGAAGCCGGCGTAACGGTGCTCAACGTGGTGCCGATGGGTGCGACGACCGCCGACCGCGTCAAGCTCATCGAGGAGCTGCGCGAGCTGGTGTAGGGCTGGCGCTACCTCTACGCGCCCGGCTGACCGTACAACGCGACGACGACCGAACGGTCGGGGCTGTTCTCGGACCAGACGCCCATGACGGTGTTGGCGCAGTTGGCCATGATCGCGTAGGTCGGCGGGTCGTAGTACCACTGGTTCAGCACATCCAGGTTGTTGATGGCGATGGACCGGTTGATCGCCACCGTCTGAAACACCTTGCCCCGGAAGCCCGCTGCTTCCGCGCGCCGCTGTGCCGTCGACCCGTCCGAGCCGAGGTCGCCGTCGAGGTCGCGGTTGTTCAGCACATCGTTCGCGTGCCACTCGGCGGCGAGCCGCAGCTGCGGGCTGACCGCCACGTCATTGGTGCAGCCGGCCTGGTGCTGAATGGTGTAGACGTTGGCGACCACGCTGTTGTTGAGTCGCGTGTTGTCGGCGTGGGCCACCGCAGGCAGCGCGGCGCCGCACGCGAAGACCGCCAGGATCACCCCGGCCAACCGGGTACTCACTGTGCCCCCGGTCGGTAGTTGCCCGCGGAACTGCGCAGCGGCCCGATCAGCTCGGGGCACAGTTCGTTGATCACCTGTCCGACAAGATAATTGGCCTGACCTTCGTCGCCACCAGTGACGTCGACCTTGATGTCACCGATGATCTGCCCGTAACTCCGGCCCGCGGCGATCTTGTCGCACACGCCGCGCCCGTAGGCGATGGCGGCATCACCGCTCGGGAAGTTGAAGCCGCCCCGCACGTTGACGCTGTTCACGTACGTCACCGGGTCGGCCTGGGCCGGCGGCACCATCCATCCGGCCGCGGCTCCCGCGGCGAACACCGTCACCAGCGCCCGCGTCACACGGGGTCGAACTGTGAGATCAGCCATCGATCGTGCACCTTGTCGAGAGTCACCCGCACCGTCGAGGTCGACGCGGTGGGCGCGTCGGCACCGACGGTGGTCGTCTGGTTCACGAAAACCAGTACCACGGCGTGGTTTTCGGTCGCCGACACCGAGGCGGCGTCCGGAACGGTCGCGACCGCGGAGATGTGTTTCTGTTTGGCCCCGGGCGCCACGACGGTGTCGACCAACTTGGTGTACTCGTCGCGGAACCCGCCGGTCAGCCGGCCGGCGGCCGATTTCAGCTCGGTGTCAACCGTTTCCGGCCGGTACGACAGCATGGCGACGGTGCCGTCACTGGCCGCCCGCACAGACTCGGTGGCCGCGGCTTGCGCGAGCCGCACCGACCCGTCCTGCCAGTTGAAGTACCCCGCAGCGACGGCAAGCAGCATCGCGGCGAACGCCAATGTCAGACCCGTCCACCGCGCCCATGGCTTCCGCGAAACACTCTGCACCGCTGCGGGTTCGGCTTCGACAACCGCCTCCTCGGCGGCCTCGGTCTCGTCGGGTTCGACGGGACGTTCTTCGACATCCACTGTCACTGTCATGACCTGTCCTTCATGTTGCCCTGACCGTCCGATGTGCTCATGACACGAACTGGACGTTGGAGATTCGGGCGCCCGCGCCGTCCTTGGCGACACTGATCCGCATGCGCCAGTTTCGTGGTGGACCCGCCGGCGCCTCGGCCAGCGATGTCCGCACCGACACCGCGAGAAGCACCTGTGCGCCATCACCGGTCACCGACTCGAGTCCGGCTTCGGTGACGGTGCCCTCGGATTTCGAGCGGGCCTGCTTCACCACCGCGACGAACGGCTCGGACCGGCGCTGGAAGTCTTCCCGGAATTCGCCGGTCGACGAGTCGAGTATCCGGCGGATGTCGGTGTCGGCCTCGGTGTAGCTGATCGTGGTCAGGTTCAGCGCGGCCTGGCGGGCAGTCTGCACGTACAGGTTCCGCAGCAACTGTCCCTGTTCGGCCTGGTGCGCCCGAAAACCCAGCCAGCCCACCAGGGCACCCCCGGCGACGACCAGCGCGAGTCCGGTTGCGACCAGCGGCGAGACACGCGGCAACCGTTGCCGCAGCGACGGTTTCGGCGCCGCGACCGCATCTTCGTCGGCTGCATCCGCATCGGCTGCATCGGCGATGTCTAGCTGCTCGGGATCAGCATGCTCTGCCATGTCTTGCCTTTCGTGGTGGCGGCCAGGTCGGAGTCGGTGTACGGCTTGCCATCAGGTCCCACGTAACCGCCGGTCGCGGGGTCGTAGGGCACCACGGCCACCGGGGGTGCCGGGGGTGACGGCCCAGGTGCGGAACTGGGGCGCTGCCGGGGATCGGTGCCCGGCGCGTATTGCGGGACCCCCTGCCCCGTCAGCGTGGCGTTGGGATCGCCCTTCCAGATGTAGCCGTCGTTGAGGGGCACGTACTGCTCGTTGCTTTCGCAGAGCTCCACGGTCGGTGACCGTTTGGCGGGGTTGTTCTCGCACGGAATGTTCCGCACGCCACGGACATTCAGGTCGGAGTCCTGTGGCACCCGGCAGTACAGCTCCCCGGCGGGACGCTCGGGATAGTCCACCTCGGTCGGGACCCGCTGCTGCTTGACCGGAAGGAAGCCGGTGTTGCACGGCGGCGGCAGATTCATGTTCAGTTTGAAGTCGAGGTAGATGCCCCGGTAGGGCGTCTTGAGGTCCGCGTCGGCGACCGCGATCGCCGACATCAATGCGGTGCCCTGCGGGAAGAGCACCAGCAGTTGTTCGATGTCGTGCCGATAGACAACCGCGATCTCGCCGAGGCTCACCATGTTGGCCAGCAGGACCGGCAGTGCCGGGGCGAACCTGTCGAACAGGGCGCGGCCCTCGTTCAGGGTCGGCTGCCCGAGCTTGAGCAGCTCGGCGAACGCCGCATTCTGGGCCTTGAACTGGCCGGTGATGGACGCGGCCCGCTGCGCCCACGTCGCGATCGAGTCCGCGGTCTGCACTTGCGAATTCAGCACGGCCGGGCTCTGGTCGATCAGTTGCGTGATCGGGCCGACGTTCTTGCCGGCCTCGATGGCCAGTGACGTGGAGCCGTTGACGATGCGGGACAACTCAGGGCCGAGACCGCTGACGGCCTTGTCGGCTTCGTCGACGACGGTACGCAGATTGTCCTGCGGGATGGCTTCCAGCGCCCGGTTGGTGGCATCGAGCAGGTTGCCGATATCCGGCGGAATCCGCACCTTGGCCACCGGGATGGTCGCGCCGCCGCGCAGGGTCGGGCCGGTATCGGATTGCCCTGCCGCAGGGATCAATTCGACGAACTGTTCACCGACGGCCGAGCGGCTGTGGACCGCAGCCGATACGTCCGCAGGCACCTTGATGGCGGAGTCGAGATTCAGCTCGGCCCGCACCCCACCCGCGGTGACGTCGACCGCTTTGACCCGCCCGATTTCGGTGCCGCGGTAGGTGACCACCGACGTCGGGTACAGACCGCCGGACTCCGGCAACTCGACCGTCACGGTGTACCGGCCGTACCCGAGCAGCGTCGGTACGTGGACGAAGCCGAATGCCATGACGCTGCAGGCAATCACGGTGACGGCACCGAGGATCGCCAGCTGGATCCAGACTGTCCGGGACAAGCGCAGACGCAGCATGTCAGTACCCCCCGAAGTGATAGGGAGCGATCAGCGGGTTGCCCGCGGTGTACGGGCTGGGCATCTGACCGATCGTGCGGCCCCACTGCATTTCGAGTTCGGTGAGGTTGCCCTCCCACCGGGTTCCGGTGAACAGGCTGCTGTCGAGCCGGCTCAGCGTCAGATCGATGATCATCGTGATGTTGGCGAAGTCGCCCCGGAACCACTTGCCGAGATTGCTCTTCACCCACGGGTAGGTCGAGAGGAAGTCGAGCCCCTTGGTCAGTGCCGGTCCCGAATCGGCCAGCGACCGTAGCACCGGCACCATGCTGCGCAGGTTCGCGACGAGGCTCTCCTTGGTCTGCTTGATCGTCGACGTCGCGACCGCGCTGAACCGTCCGACGGCATCGATCGCGTCGGCCAGCTTCGCGCGCTGCTCTGCCAGTACGGCCAGGGCCTGCGGGATGGTGGTGAGCGCCTTGTCGACCGTGCGCTGGTTCGCCGCGAACTGGCCCACCAGAGAATTCAAATTCTCTGTGGCGGAGATGATGTCGTCGGTCTGCGTGTTGAGCCGGGAAATGAACGTATCCAGCTGGGCCAGCAGGCTGCGCATGTCGTTCTCGCGGCCGGCCAACGCCTTCGCGAAGGTCTGGTTGATCTCCTGCAGCTGGGCCAGGCCACCGCCGTTCAGGAGGATCGACGCCGACGCGAGAGCCTGCTCGGTGGTGGGATACGTTGCGGCCCTGGACAGCGGGATCACCGCGCCGTTGGTCAACTGCCCCTGCGGGGCTTCGCCGGCCGGCGGGCTGAGCTCGATGTGCATCGAGCCCAGCAGGCTGGTCTGCCCGACCTTGGCGGTGCTGTTGGCGGGCAGGTGGACGTCGCCATCGATCCGCATGGTCACCAGCGCATGCCAGTCCTGCACCTCGATCTTGGTGACGTTGCCGACGTTGACGTCACCGACGCGCACGCGGGTGTTCTGCTGGATCACCACGACGTCGGGCAATTGCGCTTGAATCACGTACGAACCCGGTCCGTCGCCGGCGGTGCCAGGCAGGCTCAGCGAATTCAGGCCGCGCCATTGGCATCCCGGCAACGTCAGCACGCTGAGGATGACGAGGGTCGCGGTCACGAGACGCTTCATGGCTGCGTCCCCTGCTGCGGAACCATGAGGCCGGCCAGCCCCTGGCCGGGGTCGGTCGGGGTCGATACGGGGGCCTCTGCCGGCAGCGGCGCCGGCGCGGGGTTCTCCTGCGGCGGAGCCCCGCCCGGCCGCAGTCGCGGCTCGCTGTAGGTGACCTCGTTGGGCCGGGCCGTCGCGCCGACGAACGGATTGCCGCCGATCGGCACGAAGTTGTACTGCCGGTTCTTGATGATCGGCGCGAGGTACTGCACGCACAGCTTGGCGGATTGCTCGAAGCCTTCCCGTGCCGCGGACTGGATTGCGCCGCAGAGGAACTGCACGGTGTCGGCGAAGTTGACGGGTGCCAGGATGCCCGTGATGGCGCTCTGCGCCGGGTCGTAGATGTTGGTGAAGTTCTGGAACACCGTCGGCGCGATGTGCAGGACCTGTTTGAGGTCCGTGCGGCTGTCGTTGAGCGCCGTGGTGATCGCGTTGAGGTGGTCGAAGGTGGTCCCCAACCCCTCCCGGTTCTCCGCGATGAAACCACGCAGATCCTTGACCGCGGTGTCCAGATTGCGTGTCGCATCGGCGATGTTGTTAGGCGTGCTCGACAGTGCGGTGGTGATGGACGCCATGTTGGTGTTGAAGGCGGCGAGCAGATCGCTGCTGGACGACAGTGCCGAGACCAGCAACTGCAGATTGCGCACCGTGCTGAAGATGTCGGTGCTGTGATCACCGAGAGCCGACATCGCGCGGGACAGTTTGATGACGGTGTCGCGCGCGGTGTCGCCCTGGCCGCGCAGGTTGTCGGCGGCGCTGTTGATGAATTCGCCGACGGCACTGGGCCCGCCGGGACTCGTCGGCTGCAGCGAGTCGGTGAGCTTCTCCAGTTGCTGACGGAAGTCGTCCCATTCCACCGGCACCACGGTGCGCTCCAGGGCAATGGTGGAGCCCGCCGCGAGTTTGGGTCCGCTGGTGTAGGCGGGCACCAACTGAATCGCGCGGGCGCTCACCAGAGACGGCGACAAGATGGCGGCACGGACGTCGGCGGGCAGCGCGTATTGCGAGTCCACCGAGAACGTCACTTTGGCGGCATGCGGTTGCGGTTCGATCTTCTCGACCGTGCCGACGGTGACACCCAGAATCCTGATGTCGTCGCCGGTGTACAGGCCGTTGGTGTTCGCGAAGTACGCGACGTAGGTACTCCGGACAGCGGTGACCCACCAGGATCGAGCCAGTCCGGTGGCGGCAACCGCCAGGATGACGACGAGACCGAGCGCGAGGGCGATGCGCCACGTCCGGCGGCTGCCCACGCGTGGTGTGGATTCGGAGCTGGTCATGGTCACCTCCCTCCGACGGGCGAAACGGGATCTGACACCACACCGGGCGAACCGGTGTGCGAATTGTTCGACGGCGGGAGCGGCGTCGGGGGCGGGACCGTCGGCGGCGGCACCTCGCCAGGGGCCGGAGCCAGGGCCGGCGGTCCGGGTGCCGGGCCTCCCGGTGGCGGCGCGGGCAGGGGCTCGCGATAGGGGTAGCGCGGATCTCCGGGATTGCCGGTGATCGCTTCGGGCAGAGTGAGATTCGGCGGTCCGCCCTGGCCGGTGCGCGGATACGGCGACGGCAGCGGCGGGGTACCCGGCTGACCGGCACCGGGCTCGGTCAGCTGCGACGGCAGCAGCACGTTGGGGTCCAATCCCAGGTCGGAGAACGCCGCGTCGATGAACGGCTGATCGAACTGACCCGGGAACAGGTTCACCAGCGACGCTTTGAAGAACGGCCCGGCACCGAGGACTTCGCCGAACGACATGGCGTACCGGCGCAGCAGGTACAGCGTGCGCTGCAGCTCCTTCTTCCGGTTGTCGAGGATGCTGAGAACGCCGTTGAGCTTGTCGACGGCCGGCTTCAGTTGCGTCCGGTTGTCCTGCACCAGACCGGAAAGCTGCACGGTGGCGGCGCTGATGTTGGCCATCAGCGTCTCGACCGAATTGCGTTGCGACAGAATCTCGCCCAGCAGCGCGTCGGTGTTGACCACCAACTGCGCAATCTGGTCACTGCGCTTGGCCAGCACCGAAGTCACCTTGTTGGCATCGGCGAGCAGCTGGCGCAGCTTGGCATCGCGGGTACCGAGGGTGTCGGAGAAGCGCGCCACGCTCTCCAGCGCCAACTTCAGATCGGGTGGCGTGTTCTGGAACGTCTGCGCCAGCGTCTTGAGTGCCGAAGACAGCTGGGTGGTGTCCAGACCGCTGATGGTGGTCGTCAGATCACCGAGCGCCGCGGGCAGATCGTACGGCGAGGTGGTGCGTTCAATCGGGATGGGGCCGTTCAGGTTTCCGTCACCGCGCGGCGTCAGCTCCAGCACCTTGGTACCCAGCACCGTCTCGGTCTTGATGGCGGCCTCGGTGCGGTCGCCCAGTTCGACGCCATCACGCACCGTGAAATCCACCCGAACCTTGGCGCCCTCCAAGTGAATTCCCGAGACCCGTCCGACGCCCAGCCCAGACACCCGCACGTCACTGCCCGTCTTGATCCCGCCGGCATCGGCGAAGTACGCCTGGTAGTCGGAGGTCCCCTTGATGAACGGGATCTTGTCGTAGCTGAAAGCGGCGACGACGATCGCGATGATCAGCGCGATGCCGGTCGCGCCAACCGCCAACCGGTTACGTTCGGCCAGGGGCTTGATGTTCAGCTTGATGCGCGTCATTTCGGCGTGCACCGCCCCGACTCCTGGCCGGCCACTTTGACGTACACCGGTTGGCCGCCCTTTCCATTCAGCTTCAGCAGTGCGTCGCAGAGATAGAAGCTGAAGTAGTCGCCGTACAGGCCGTTGCGAGAAAGAATCTGGTACGCGTCCGGCAGCGTCCGCACCAGCTCGTCGACGTAGGCGTGGTCCGCCTCGATCTGGCCGGACACCCGATCCGTCTGCTGCACAGTCTGTTTGATCGGCTCGCGCGCCACGGTCAGCAGGTCGGCGACCGACCGCGCCGCGCTGTTGATGTTCGCCACCCCGGTCGCGATGTCGGATTTGCGGGTGGCCAAACCCTGGACGAGTTGCGACAGTTTGTCCAGGCCGTCGGCGAACTGTGTGTCACGCGCCGCGAACGTCCCCAGCACGGTGTTCAGGTTGGTGATGACCTCACCGATGAGCTGATCCCGGCCCGCCAACGTTGTCGTCAGGGCCGACGTCTGGGCCAGCACCGACGAGATGGTGCCGCCCTGGCCCTGGAACACCCGGAGCAGCTCACCGCTCAGCGCATTGACCTGATCGGGATCGAGCGCACGGAACAGTGGCCGGAAGCCGCCGATGAGCGCGTCGACATCCAATGCCGGTGACGTCCGGGACAACGGGATCGTCTGGCCCGGAAGGAGTTTGCGCACCGACCCGGGGCCTTCCTCGAGCGCCAGGTAGCGGTCGCCGATCAGATTCTCGTAGCGGACGGTCGCGGTGGTGCCTTCGGTGAGCGTCAGTTGCCTGT
Proteins encoded in this region:
- a CDS encoding MCE family protein — protein: MTRIKLNIKPLAERNRLAVGATGIALIIAIVVAAFSYDKIPFIKGTSDYQAYFADAGGIKTGSDVRVSGLGVGRVSGIHLEGAKVRVDFTVRDGVELGDRTEAAIKTETVLGTKVLELTPRGDGNLNGPIPIERTTSPYDLPAALGDLTTTISGLDTTQLSSALKTLAQTFQNTPPDLKLALESVARFSDTLGTRDAKLRQLLADANKVTSVLAKRSDQIAQLVVNTDALLGEILSQRNSVETLMANISAATVQLSGLVQDNRTQLKPAVDKLNGVLSILDNRKKELQRTLYLLRRYAMSFGEVLGAGPFFKASLVNLFPGQFDQPFIDAAFSDLGLDPNVLLPSQLTEPGAGQPGTPPLPSPYPRTGQGGPPNLTLPEAITGNPGDPRYPYREPLPAPPPGGPAPGPPALAPAPGEVPPPTVPPPTPLPPSNNSHTGSPGVVSDPVSPVGGR
- a CDS encoding MCE family protein encodes the protein MTSSESTPRVGSRRTWRIALALGLVVILAVAATGLARSWWVTAVRSTYVAYFANTNGLYTGDDIRILGVTVGTVEKIEPQPHAAKVTFSVDSQYALPADVRAAILSPSLVSARAIQLVPAYTSGPKLAAGSTIALERTVVPVEWDDFRQQLEKLTDSLQPTSPGGPSAVGEFINSAADNLRGQGDTARDTVIKLSRAMSALGDHSTDIFSTVRNLQLLVSALSSSSDLLAAFNTNMASITTALSSTPNNIADATRNLDTAVKDLRGFIAENREGLGTTFDHLNAITTALNDSRTDLKQVLHIAPTVFQNFTNIYDPAQSAITGILAPVNFADTVQFLCGAIQSAAREGFEQSAKLCVQYLAPIIKNRQYNFVPIGGNPFVGATARPNEVTYSEPRLRPGGAPPQENPAPAPLPAEAPVSTPTDPGQGLAGLMVPQQGTQP
- a CDS encoding MCE family protein, with amino-acid sequence MRSRIRGTVTRVVIFTVVSLLFMFGLLTVFGQFRFDSRASYQAVFSNVSGLKGGNFVRIAGVEVGKVKSLDLHKDGTVTIDFAIDRQLTLTEGTTATVRYENLIGDRYLALEEGPGSVRKLLPGQTIPLSRTSPALDVDALIGGFRPLFRALDPDQVNALSGELLRVFQGQGGTISSVLAQTSALTTTLAGRDQLIGEVITNLNTVLGTFAARDTQFADGLDKLSQLVQGLATRKSDIATGVANINSAARSVADLLTVAREPIKQTVQQTDRVSGQIEADHAYVDELVRTLPDAYQILSRNGLYGDYFSFYLCDALLKLNGKGGQPVYVKVAGQESGRCTPK